GACTTCCGCCCGGCGGCGCCGGGCGGTTACGGGCCGGTGCCCGGCGGTTGCGGGGCAGTGCCTGGAGGCTGGCGACCGGTGCCCGGCGGACCGTCGGCTGGCGGCTGGCGGCTGGCTACCGAAACTCGAAGAACCGGCGGCCGGGAGCGCCCGGCGGAGATCGTCGGGGAAGTCGTTTGCCCGTTGGCAGCACGGTGATTGGCACGTTGACGGCGCGGTGATCGGCGCGGTGATTTGTGCGGCGCGGTACCGCCGTGCCGGTCATCGGGACGGTGTCACCTGTTGTTTGTTGCTTACCGGCCGCGCCTTGTGCTCCACTGTCGATCAACCACTGCTGTAAGTCCCGCGACAGGCGGGACCGCCGCTTGTCAGCAGCGACCACCTAGGCGCGGCCTTCGTCCGTGCCTAGACGGACAGAAGGAGCGGCTCCTTTGCTTGCGCACCAGCGTGGAACACATCGGCGTGGAAAAATCCGGGGCACCGTCGCGTTGTCGGTCCTCGCGCTCGCGGTCGGGGCCGGGGCGGCCCACGCGGCGCCCGCAGCCAACCCGACAGCCGACTCGAAAACCACCGCCATTCCGAAAGCCACCGCGTGGCCCGGCGGGTCGAAGGTGGCCATTGCCGACGACGCGGGGGTTTTCGGCAGCAACCTCAGCGGCGTGTCGTACGAATCGCCCACCGTGTTGTGGGCCGTGAAGAACGGGCCGAGCACCCTGTACCGGCTCGTGCAGGACGGGAACAAATGGCGGCCTGACACCGCCAACGGCTGGGCCAAGGGCAAGTCCCTGCACTACTCCGACGGCAGCGGCGACCCGGATGCCGAAGGGGTCGTCGTCACCCCGGACGGCGTCTTCGCCTCGACCGAGCGCGACAACGACGACGGTGACACGAGCAAGCCCGCCGTGCTGCGGTACGCGACCTCCGGGTCGAACAAATCGCTGAACGCGACCGGGGAATGGGACCTGACCTCCGACCTGCCGTCGGTCGAGCCCAACAAGGGGCTCGAGGCCATCGCCTGGGTTCCGGA
The nucleotide sequence above comes from Amycolatopsis sp. AA4. Encoded proteins:
- a CDS encoding esterase-like activity of phytase family protein is translated as MSVLALAVGAGAAHAAPAANPTADSKTTAIPKATAWPGGSKVAIADDAGVFGSNLSGVSYESPTVLWAVKNGPSTLYRLVQDGNKWRPDTANGWAKGKSLHYSDGSGDPDAEGVVVTPDGVFASTERDNDDGDTSKPAVLRYATSGSNKSLNATGEWDLTSDLPSVEPNKGLEAIAWVPDSALTARKFRDEHTKAAYNPASYPNHGSGLYFVGLEANGKVYAYALDQSGGKYTRVATIDSGFPAVMDLEYEPSTGHLWAECDNTCKGRTTTLDVNSSGAFAVTAQYDRPSGMSNYNNEGFAISPTCANGTKQVVWSDDDNDDNHALRTGTLACK